A stretch of DNA from Thiomicrospira sp. XS5:
TGGAGCTGCAACCCAATGAAACGGTGCTCGACATCGGGTGCGGCTGGGGCAGTTTCGCCGAATTGGCGGCGCGCAAATACGGGGTGCATGTCACCGGTTTGACCATTTCGCGTGAGCAGCAACAGCTGGCCGAACAACGCTGCAAAGACTTGCCAGTGCAAATCGAACTCAAAGATTACCGTAAAATGGAAGGCACGTTCGACAAGCTGGTGTCCATCGGCATGTTCGAGCACGTCGGGCAGAAGAATTACGATACTTACATGCGTACCGCTTACGACCTGATGAAAGAGGACGGGATTTTCGTACTGCACACCATCGGTAGCGATAAGTCGTTTTACGTCACCAATCCGTGGATTCACAAATACATTTTCCCGAACGGTTCTATTCCGTCGTTGGCGCAAATCAATCAGGCGGCGGAACCCTATTTTGTGGTGGAAGATGTCCACAATTTCGGGCCGGATTACGACCGCACCTTGATGGCGTGGCAACGCAATTTCGACCAGGCCTGGCCGGATTTGCAAGACCGTTACGACAGCCGTTTTTATCGGATGTGGAATTATTACCTGAAAATTTCCGCCGGGGCTTTCCGAAGCCGCTCCTTACAACTCTATCAAGTGGTGCTGCGAAAACGTCTGACGCCGTTGGACCCGTACCACAGCAAACGTTGAAGCCCAATCAGTCTGAAATAGTGCGGGTGGCGCGGATGTCGATTGGTTCCCGGCGCTGTATCGAGCGCTTGTCGTGATAATGGAAACGCAGGGCCTCCGACTGACTCAACCAATCGGTTAGATGCTGCTTGGCATTGCCGACGGCCTCGTCCAACGTTCGTTCTTGGGCCAGCCCGGTGGCGATGGCGGATGAAAACACGCAGCCGGTACCGTGGGTGTGGGTGGTGGACACCCGTGGGCTGGAAAAGCGTTTCGATTCGGCGTTAAGTTCGCGGGTTGGCTGAATCAAAATGTCGGTCGCCGTGTCGGCGTCGCCACTGTGGCCGCCTTTGAGGACGGCCGCTTCAACGCCCATCTCATACAGTGCCTTTTCGATTTCAACCAGATCATTTACCGGCGTTTTTGGAGGTCGATTCAGCAGGTAGTTCAACTCCGGTAAATTGGGGGTGATGACATCGGCCAGTGGAAACAGTTTTTCCACCAAGGTACTGACGGCGTCGGCGGCCAACAACGGGTGCCCGCTGGAGCTGACCAGCACCGTATCCAGCACCACGGCACTGGTTGGGTGACGTTGCAACGTCGTGGCGACCACGTCAATCAATTCCGCATTGGCGAGCACGCCGATTTTGATGGCGTCAATTTGCACATCCTCGAACAAGGACTGCAATTGGTGGTGTAACGTTTCCGCCGATAAGGCTTCCACCTGTTGTACGCCCTGAGAGTTTTGCGCCGTCACCGCGGTAAGGGCACTGAAACCGTAACCGCCCAAAGCGTGGATGGTTTTCAAATCGGCTTGAATGCCGGCGCCGCCGTAAGGGTCGGAACCGGCGATGGTCAGAACGGTTGCTGTGGTGGGGCGCATAAAGGATTTTTCCTCATCGAAAGGGTTTCTCGTCATTGGGCGTTTTTGACCAGGCCTGGTAGTTTTCGGCAAACCGGGTTTGCAGGGTGTGGAGGTGCTCGGCGCCGTCGGCTTGATGCAATTGTAACCCTTGAATCATCGCCACGCCATTGGCACCGGCTCGCACCACGGCGCCCAGTTGTTCCAATCCAATGCCGCCGATGGCGACCACCGGCATTGGCAGCGAACGGCTCCAATGGCTTAGGTTGTCGAGTCCGACCGCCGGGTAGTCGAGTTGTTTGCTTTGGGTGCCGAAAATCGGGCCGATGGCGAGATACGACGGTTGCAAGGGCAAGGCGTTTTCGATTTCCGACGGATTATGGGTGCTCACGCCAAGCCGTAAACCGGCTTGAAACAGGGCTTGGGCATCGGCGGTGTGCAAATCTTCCTGGCCGAGATGCACGCCGTAAGCGCCGAGTTCGATGGCGATTTGCCAGTAATCGTTAATGAACAGACGGGCCTTGTGGGTTTTCGCCAAGCGCACGGTGGCGGCGAGTTCTTGGCGCAACGCCTCGCCCTGTAAATCCTTAATGCGGATTTGCAGGGTAGTGATACCGTTTTGGAACAACAAAGCGGCGTCTTCGGCGCGATTGACCAAAGGGTAAAGCCCCAGAGGTTGTTCGGGCGTTTGGCAAGAAGGAAACTGCATTTTGACCAGGCCTGCTTTCACTTAGAACGAGACTAGGTCGGAGAGTTTTCTTGATGCCAGAAAGGCGTGCCGACCACCGGAGTGGACGGTGCGGCCAAATTGCGTTCCGGCATGGTGCCGGCTTGGCGGCCGTAAAAACCGGCTTCCACCGCCGCTTTAAACGCGCGGGCCATCTTTTCCGGTTGCGGCGACAGCGCCACGGCGGAATTCAGCAAAACGCCGTCGTAACCCATTTCCAGCGCCTGAACCGCATGGGACGGTTTGCCGATACCGGCATCCACAATCAGGTTCAACTCCGGAAAGCGTTCCCGCAGTATGCCCAGGTTGTAAGGGTTCATCAGCCCTTTGCCCGAGCCGATGGGCGAGCCCCACGGCATGAGAATTCGGCAGCCGACATCGACCAGTTTTTGCGCCAGCACCAAATCGTCGGTGGTGTAAGGGAAGACCTCAAAACCGTCCTTGACCAGCGTTTCCGCCGCTTTGACCAGTTCGAAAGGGTCGGGTTGCAGTGTGTATTGGTCGCCGATGACTTCCAGTTTCACCCAGTGGGTCTGAAAGACTTCGCGTGCCATTTGCGCGGTGGTAATCGCTTCTTTGGCGGAATGACAACCGGCGGTATTCGGCAGAACCTTGACGTTCAGGTCTTGAATTCGCTGCCAGAAATCCTGACCGGCCGCATCGCCCGCCGCCTGACGGCGCAGCGAGACCGTGACGATTTCAGAACCGGAAGCGTGCACGGAGGCTTGCATCGCCTGAGGTGACGAATACAGGGCCGAACCGATCAGCAAGCGGCTGTTCAGGGTTTCGCCGCCGATGTGCCAAGTCATCTCGTTTTGAGTGGAAGGGGTGTCTATTGAACTTGTTTGTGCCGGCATATCAACCTCCTTGCATCGGCGCGACGATTTCAATGCGGTCGCCGTCTTGTAAAGCCGTTTCCCGGTATTGACCTCGGGGAACGAAGGTTTCGTTGACCGCCACGGCAAACTGGTTCGGTTGGTAGCCGAGTTGTTCCAGTAACGCTTGCAAATTCGGCAAAGTGTCGAAAGCCTGCGGTTGATCGTTAATCAAAAGTGTCATAGTCGTTTCCTATTCTGTGCGTTTTGGCCGTCGATATCATTAAGCCGTATCGGCGGTGGCAAAACCGCTTTCCATCAATGCCTGTTCCACCACCGCGGGCGTCAGGAGATAACCGTGACGATACAGGCCGTTGATTCGAGTGACTTGTGGCTCATGACGAATCGACGGTAGGTTATCGTCCAATGCCGGGCGGCAGTTGGTCAGGCTGTTGACGATGCGTGCTTCGCCGAAACCGGGGTGCAAACTGTAGGCCGCCGACAGCAGTTCTAAACTGGAACGTACCGACATGGGGCTCATGTCCTCGCTTTCGATTTCGGTGGCGCCGATGACGTAACGGTGCGGCGTATCGGCGGACGGGCGCGGTACGATGTAAATGCGGTAACGCGGGTGCATCAAACGCACCGGTCGGGTCAGTTTGACATCGGGGGCGTCCAACCAGAAGACTTCGCCGCGTACGCCGCGCAAGTCGGTGACCTCTTTTTTGGCACCGAGCCCTCGGGTGTCGAAGGCCCAATCGAATGTGAAGGGATTCGAACCGACGTGAATGCATCCGTCTTTCAGGTCAGTGACTTCGGCGCGGGTGTGCCAAATGACCTCCGGGTGTTCGCGCAGATAGCTTCGGCTTCGATCCATAAAGCGTTGGGCATTGACCTGGCCTTCGCTCGGCAGGAAAAAGCCACGCGCATGATGGCTTAAATCCGGTTCCAGTTGCTGAAGGGCATTTGGGGCCAGCGCTTGAATCGATTCGGCCGCATCGGGCGATTTGGCTTTGGCGCGTAGTTGCGCCATAAACCGTTCCAATTCCGCCATGTCCGCCGGGTGAGCGGTGATGACACTACCGGCTTGTTGCAGGGCGTCGGGAATGCCGAGTTGCTCCAGCAGGCCTGGCCAAATTTGGATGGAACGCTGTCCGAGATCGAAAATATCCGATTCGGCGGTTTCCAGTTCCGCAAATGGCGCCAACATGCCGGCGGCCACTCGTGCGGCGGCGTTTTCCGATTCATCGGAATCCTTTTCGAACAAGGTCACATGATGCCCTTGCGCCAACAGTTTCAGCGCCAGCACCCGGCCGACGAGGCCGGCCCCGGCGATGCCGAGGTGTTGCTTGGTGACGTGTTTCATGACGACCTCTGCTTAGCTGGACAAAGTGATGTCTTCGACATTCACATAGACTTCGCTGCCGTTGTCCTTGAAGGTCTGCGACATTTCCGCCATGCCTTGTTCCACCGCTTTTTGGTGAGACAGGCCTTGTTGTTCGGCGTAGTCTCGCACTTCCTGCGAGATTTTCATCGAGCAGAACTTCGGCCCGCACATGGAGCAGAAATGCGCCACTTTGGCGGAATCGCGCGGCAGGGTTTCGTCGTGAAAGGCGCGTGCCTTTTCCGGGTCGAGTCCGAGGTTGAACTGGTCTTCCCAGCGGAATTCGAATCGGGCTTTGGAAAGGGCATCATCACGTGCACGCGCTCCGGGGTGCCCCTTGGCGACGTCGGCGGCGTGGGCGGCCAGTTTGTACGTGATGAGGCCTTCCTTGACGTCGTCGCGATTTGGCAAGCCCAGATGCTCTTTCGGGGTGACGTAACACAGCATGGCGGTGCCGAACCAGCCGATCATGGCCGCGCCGATGCCGGACGTGATGTGGTCGTAACCCGGTGCAATGTCGGTGGTCAAAGGCCCCAGCGTGTAGAAAGGCGCTTCGTGGCAATATTCCAATTGCTTGTCCATGTTTTCCTTGATCATGTGCATCGGTACGTGGCCCGGGCCTTCGATAATGACCTGGACATCATGCTTCCAGGCAATTTTCGTCAGTTCCCCGAGGGTTTCGAGTTCCGCCAGTTGCGCTTCATCGTTGGCATCCGCCAGCGAGCCAGGGCGCAAGCCGTCACCCAGTGAGAAGGAAACGTCGTACTGCTTCATGATTTCGCAGATGTCTTCGAAATGGGTGTAAAGGAAGCTTTCCTGATGGTGTGCGATACACCATTTCGCCATAATCGAGCCGCCGCGGGAAACGATGCCGGTGACGCGTTTGGTGGTCATCGGTACGTAACGCAGCAAGACACCGGCGTGGATAGTGAAGTAGTCCACACCTTGCTCGGCCTGTTCGATGAGGGTGTCGCGGAAAATTTCCCAGGTCAGGTCTTCGGCGACACCGTTGACCTTTTCCAGTGCCTGATAAATCGGTACCGTGCCGATGGGCACCGGTGAGTTACGCAGAATCCAGTCGCGGGTGGTGTGGATGTTTTTGCCGGTGGACAAGTCCATGACGGTGTCGGCGCCCCAGCGGGTGGACCAGACCATTTTTTCGACTTCTTCGGCAATCGACGAGGTGGTGGCGGAGTTGCCGATATTAGCGTTGACCTTGACCAGAAAGTTGCGGCCGATAATCATCGGTTCGGATTCCGGGTGGTTGATGTTGCACGGAATGACGGCGCGTCCGGCGGCGACTTCGTCGCGGACGAATTCCGGTGTGATGTCTTCCGGCAAATTGGCGCCGAAATGTTCGCCTTTCAAGCGGTGTTCGCGCTCGGCGTCGTTGAGGTAACGACGGGTGAGTTCACGGCGTTGATTTTCGCGGATGGCGATGAATTCCATTTCCGGTGTGATAATGCCTTGGCGGGCATAATGCAGTTGGGTGACGTTTTGCCCGGTCTTGGCGCGCAACGGTTGGCGCATTAGGCTGGAAGCGCCGGCAATGGCGGTTTCCATTTGGCTGCGGTTGCTGTAACCGTTGTCCTTCGGGTCGATGATGCGGCCGTCATAGGCTTCGGTGTCCTGACGGGCGTCAATCCAAGGTTTGCGGATGGCGGGAATGCCTTGGGCGACGTCAATCTCGATGGTCGGGTCGGTATAAGGGCCGGAGGTATCGTACACGGTGACGGTTTCACCGTTGGTGAGTTGGATGGCTCGCATCGGCACACGGATGTCCGGGTGGATGTCGCCGGGAATATAGGTTTTTTGGGAGGCCGGTAACGGCTCTCGGGTCAGAATGTCATTGGACGCCGGTAGGGCGTGTTTAAATGCAGTCATGTTTTCCTCGCTTTTGTTGCGTTCAAAGGGGGAAAAACACAGCGTAATCAGGCGTGAAACCGTCACAGCAAAAGCCGTTTCAGCAGACACGATTCAACAAGATGTTTTGCTCGGAGTGAGGTCGGAAGCCGGAATCGGCCGGTCGGACAATTGCTTTGGCGACACGGGGACGATTCGGACAGTCCGACGCAGGCTCCAAAGCAATCAAAGGGCGCACGTCCGCCAAGGCGGTCGTTCCCAAAGAAATCTTCTCTTCCCTACGCTGGCTTTAACCAGATCAAGTTCAACGGGCCCGACAGCCGGGAGGGGCGATTTGCCCTTTCCACTCAGTCGTCTCAGCACTTAGGTGTGCACCCCGAGAGATTAAGCGCCATTGTATCAGAAGCGCGTGCAAATGCGAGTGAAATTAAAAACTCCATCTTAATCATAAGGTTAAGCTTTATTGCACAAAGTTGAGGGGTATGGATAATGGAGACAGGTTCGACATGAATTCATCATAAAAAAGTATAAGGAAAGAACGTGGATACGATTATTGCGACCTCGCTGCATACAGTGGCAGCGGTTTTGTGGGTGGGCGGTATTTTCTTGGCTTATCGGGTGCTGCGGCCGGCGGCGATGGCACTGGAACCGCCGCAGCGGTTGACGTTGTGGGCCGAGGTGTTTGGCCGTTTTTTCCCATGGGTATGGGGTTTCATCGTCTTGCTCGTGATTTCCGGTTACTGGGATTGGATGACGCGCTTCGGTGATTTGACCGCCGTGCCGTTGTACTTGCATGCCATGCAGTGGGTGGGTTGGCTGATGATCGGTTTGTTCGCCTGGTTGTACTTCGGCCCCTTCAAAACCTTTCGAAACCATGTAAAGGCGGGGCAGTTTGCCGAAGCCGGACAGGTGATGAACGCTAAAATGCGTCCCGTGATTGCCATCAACCTGGCGTTGGGCGTATTGGAGGCGGTGATTGGCGCTTCCGGGCCTTATTGGGGATAAGGGCGTGTTTAACGAAAAATACCCAGGCCTGGGTATTTTTTAATATCGTTATGATTTTATTGGCACTTTGTAATACGCCTGATAACCGGATAAAAATTTTCTTAAAACAAGCGATTTGAAAAGGCTTGAAAACCCGTTATAGTGTTACTCAGTTGAGATTAATTACGTAGTTTGGAGTCGAAAGATTTATGTCGATTCGTCGTTATTTAAAGCATGCCCCGAATATTGATGAAACCGCTTGGGTGGACCCGTCTGCGGTGGTGATTGGTCAGTGCACTTTGGCCGAAGATGTGGGTATCTGGCCGAATGCCACCTTGCGCGGTGACGTGAATGCCATTGAAATCGGACCGCGCAGTAATATTCAAGACGGTACCGTTTGCCACACCACACACGATTCGCCCATCACTAAAGGGTCGCGTTGCATTGTCGGTGCCGATGTGACGGTGGGGCATAATGCGGTCTTGCATGGCTGTATCATCGAGGACGAATGTTTGATTGGCATGGGCGCGGTGGTGCTGGACAATGCCGTGGTGCAAAAGCACGTGCTGGTGGGGGCCAACAGTTTGGTGCCGGCCGGCAAGGTGCTGGAATCCGGCCATTTGTATGTCGGGTCGCCGGTGAAAAAACTGCGGCCGTTGACCGATGACGAAAAAGCGTTTTTCAAATACTCCGCCGAACATTATGTGAAGTTGAAAAACGACTTCCAACAGGCGGGCTGCGACGAACTCTGAATCATGAATGCATCCCTGAATGGTAAATTAGGTCACCCGAATGCTTGGCGGGCTGACCTTGGCATCTATTTCCGCTATATTGTCATGGGTTGGCTGGTGGTCATTCTGCTGGCCGCCATTCAGCTGGATTTCCTCTATGAAGCCCCGTTTCACCCACGTTTTTTAATCATTCCCAGTTTAGTGGGCATGGTGGCCGGTTTTTTCATTGCCCGTCAGAAAATTCTCAGCGACGAAGTGCGCGCGAAAAACATGACATTTGCGGCCTTGGTGGAAATGGCTGAAGAAGCGGCCTACCTTCAAAACCTGGATCGCAGTTACCGTTACATTTCATCCGCCATTACCGATATGACCGGTTATGACGTCAAAACCTTTTACCAAACCCCGAATCTGTTTGCCGACCTGGTTTATGAAGAGGACTTCCCGAAATGGTTGTCTTATGAAAAATCGGTCGCGGCGGGTCGAACGCCGGATGCGATTGAAGTGCGTTTGACCACCAAACATAAAGGACTGATTTGGGTGCGGCATGTCACTCGGCCGATTTTCGATGGTAAAAAAATCATCGGTTACAGTTCGACCAATGCCGAAATCACCGATCAGGTCAATCAAGCGAATGCCATGAAAGAATTGGCGTTGAAAGACCCTTTGACCGGGTTGCCGAACCGCCGTCACCTGAGTTCGGAGGCCGACCGTTTATTGAAACAAGACTCGGACTTCTGTCTGGTGATGATGGATCTGGACCGTTTTAAAACCATCAATGATTCATTGGGGCATTCGGTTGGCGACTTGATGCTGAAAAAAGTGCGCGACCGTTTAGAGCTCATTGCCCCTTACGGCTCGGTTATTTCGCGTTTCGGGGGCGACGAGTTTGTGGTGATCTTACCGGATGTCACCGACGAGGCCAAAGTCGAAGGGTTGATCGAAAGTTTCTTGAGCGCGGTGGAAAGGCCGATGAAGTTGAACGGTCTGAACCTGCATGTGTCGGCGTCGTTTGGCTGGGTGTTTGCGCCGGAAGACGGCCGGGATGTCGAGACCTTGATTCGTTATGCCGATGCCGCCATGCACATGGCGAAACAGAAACAAGGGGTTTCCTGTTTACGTTACGCCGGGCATGTGGACGACCATCACCAACGTTTGTTGCTTCTGGAAAATCGGTTGCGTAAAGCGGTGGAAGAACGCCGCATCAAACCGTTTTATCAGCCGTTATTTTGTGCCCGAACCGGCCAGCTGATGGGCGTGGAGTGCTTGGCACGCTGGCGCGATGAGGAGTTGGGTTGGGTTTCGCCGGACGAGTTCATTCCGTTAGCGGAAACGGCGAACCTGATCGGCAAACTCGGCGATTCCATTTTGGAGCATGCCATTATCATCGCGAAGACCTTGCATGAAAGTTGCGCTCAAAAGGATGTGTACTTTTCGGTGAATGCGTCGCCGTATCAGCTCTCGGAAATCGGTTTCGTTGACAATATGAAAGCGTTGCTGGAACGCCATCAACTGCCAGCGAGATTGTTGAAGATTGAAGTGACCGAGTCGTTGTTTATCGGTGGAAACCTGCAAGCCATTAATGTGTTGACCGAACTACGCAACCTGGGAATTGGTGTCGCGCTGGACGATTTCGGCACCGGCTATTCGGCGTTTGCGGTGTTAAAAGAAGGTTGCATCGACATGCTGAAAGTCGATAAATCTTTTGTGCAGAACATTGCTGAAAACGAGCAGGAAAAGGCGCTGATTGCTGAAATCATCCAAATGGCGCATATTATGAATTTGCAAGTGGTGGCCGAAGGGGTCGAAACCGACGCCCAGAAGGCGATCTTGACGGAAGCCGAGTGCGACATCCTGCAAGGTTATTTATTGGCCAAGCCGATGTCGGAAGCGGATTTCTGCCCGTATATGAATTGCAATGGGCTGGAAAAAGAGCGCGATTAAGCGTTCATGATTAAGCGCTCATTAAACGTCGCACTTCGTCGATGACGCTCGCGGTTTCCGGGCGGACGCCGCGCCACAGATAAAAGGCTTCGGCCGCCTGGCCGACCAGCATCCCCAGTCCGTCTCGTGTCCTGCATTCCGGTTGCAAGCCTTTCGCCCAATCCATAAAGACGGTCGGTTCCGTGCCGTACATCATGTCGTACACCAAACTGTCTGCCCCAACGACGTCTCCGCTTACCGGCGGCAACTTGCCTTCCAAACTGGCCGAGGTGCCGTTGATGATGATATCGTAGCCGCCGGGTGGGCAGGGAATGTCTTCCCAGCCGCTGGCGGTGATCGGAATGTCGGTGTCAAAACGCTGTCCCAGAACTTCGGCGCGTTTGGCGGTGCGATTGGCAATATGCACCAGGCCTGGCCGTTTTTCTAGAATGGGTTGCAGTACGCCTTGCACGGCGCCGCCGGCGCCGAGAATCAAAACCTGTTTGCCTTCAAACGGGCAAGCGGCATTGATTTCAATGTCCATCACCAGGCCGACGCCGTCGGTGTTGTCGCCGAAGGTTTTACCGTCCTGAAATTGAAAGGTGTTGACCGCATGCGCGACCTGAGCGCGTTCCGTCAGTTCGTCGGCGTATTCGAAAGCATCCAGTTTATAAGGGACGGTGATATTAATCCCTTTATACCCTTGCGCTTTTAAATCCGCCATGGCCCACTGGAAGGTGGTGTCTTCGGTGTCGACGCGAATGGCTTCGTACACCAGGTCCTGATGGGTTTGTTCGGCAAACAGCCGGTGAATCAATGGGGATTTGGAGTGGGCGATGGGGTCGCCCACCACGGCGTAATAATCGGTCATAAGCGTTGTGTGACTCCGGTGGTTATTTTTCGGCCAACCACTGGGCGACCACTTTAGCGTAATACGTCAGGATGCCATCGGCACCGGCGCGTTTACAGCTTAATAATGTTTCTAACGCCACTTCGCGCTCGTTGATCCAGCCGTTGAGTGCGGCGGCTTTCAGCATGGCGTATTCGCCGCTGACGTGATACACGAAGGTGGGAGCTTTGAATTCTTGTTTGACTCGGTGAACGATGTCCAGGTACGGGATGCCCGGTTTCACCATCACCATGTCGGCGCCTTCATTAATGTCCATTGCCACTTCATGTAATGCTTCGTCGCTGTTGGCCGGATCCATCTGGTACGTTTTTTTGTCGGCTTTGCCGAGGTTGCCGGAGGAACCGACGGCGTCACGGAAAGGCCCGTAATAAGCCGACGCGTATTTCGCGGAATAAGCCATGATGCGGGTGTGAATGTGCCCGTGTTCTTCCAGCAGTTCGCGAATTTCGATGATGCGTCCGTCCATCATGTCGGACGGGGCGACGACATCGGCACCGGCTTCGGCATGGGAAAGCGCCTGCTTCATTAAAACGTCGATGGTGTCGTCATTTAATACATAGCCGGTGTCGTCGATGATCCCATCCTGGCCGTGGGTGGTGTAAGGGTCTAATGCGACATCCGTCATGACACCCATTTCAGGAACCGCTTCTTTTACGGCGCGAACCGCGCGTTGCACTAAACCGTCGGGGTTATAGGCTTCGGTGGCTTCCAGCGTTTTGGTGTCCGGATTCGGTACCGGGAACAGCGCGATCATCGGGATGCCGAGTTCAAATAATGCTTGAGCTTCCAAGATTAAAAGGTCTATACTCAATCGCTCGATATCCGGCATGGATTTGACCGGTTCCCGTTGGTTATGGCCTTCAATCACGAACATCGGATAGATAAGGTCTTGAGCGGTGAGAACATTTTCACTCATCAGGCGGCGTGAGAAAGCGTCTTTGCGCATGCGGCGCATACGCGTGATCGGGAACTGACGTTCGATCATGGAGAACTCCTGTCATTAATAGGTGATTCGAAATGATACTCTTGTCGGTTGAAAAAATAAAGCCAGCGCCGACGCACCGGGCGTCGCGGCCCACTAGAATGAAAAGGAAACGCCATGTTAGATAATTTCGAATACACCTTTTTCGATGAACCCATTGCCAAACGTTTTTGTGGGGCTGTTGAGGCACAAGGGTTAACCGCTCGAATCGCTCGTGAAGAAGAGGGGAATGGCGAGGTGTCGTATTCGGTGTCAATCGACGGCGAATTGAGTGACGACGTGGCCGAAGAATTGGAAACGCTGTATTCCGACCTGTTGTTCGGCGACCAAGCGGCGCAAATCGAAGGCAATGAAGACGGCGCGACCGCCGATGCCTGTGGGGTGCAAATCAAGCTGGCATCAGGTGAATTCACCACTGTCGCGATTCATCCGACGATTATGAATAAAGTGTTGTCGGTTCTCTCCATTGACGAAGTTCAAAAATGCCTGGCGCAAGTGGCCGAAGACATTGAGAACCCGAAGGCGGGGCCGATTTGTCGCCGCGAAAATTTGCCGGGACTCTGAAAGCATAGAATTTCGCCAGCGACCCATAAAAAATTTATATAAGCAAATCCTAATTTTTCAGGGGCGAAAGGTTGCAGTCAAAAGCCATAAAACATATTATTACACGTTAGCAAAACTGTGCTTGGCTATGCTTGTGCAGTCGAGCACATAGATATATAAGCTACTATAAATGGTTAAACTCTTGAATCTGAGGCATTTTTAATTGAAATGCCAATCAAGGAGCAATAAATGACAGATAAAATCGTTGAAAAGGTTGCAGTTCAGTCTGATGATAGCCGCAACCAAGGCCGTCGTGCCTTCCTAAAGGGAAGTGCGGCTGTTGCAGGGGGCGTTCTATTTACGAAAGCCGCTTCTGCAGCTGAGGCTGGTAAATATGATCCTGCGAAAGCGGTTGCGCCTTACGCTGGAAAAGAAGAAATTACACAGGTGCTTGAAGATGGCCCAGCCCGTAAGTCTCTAGGGTTTGGTGTTCGTAAGTACCCATACGGGATGCCTTCTCCATACGAGAAAGAAGTTCAGCGTCGTACATTGGAATGGTTGACGCCGGATTCCATGGCCTCCATCACGATGACTCCGCTACAAAGCTTGAACGGTATCATCACGCCTAACGGTCTTCACTTCGAACGTTTCCACGGTGGTGTACCAACCATCGATCCTGCTAACCACCGTTTGGTTATCCACGGTTTGGTTGAGCGTCCATTGATCTTCACGGTTGATGACTTGAAGCGTTTCCCATCCATTTCCCGCATTCACTTCATCGAGTGTCCTGCGAACGGTGCGATGGAATGGAAAGGGGTTCAATTGAACTCTGTACAGTGGACACACGGTATGATGTCTTGTGTGGAATACACAGGTGTTCGTCTGTCTGACCTGTTGAAAGAAGCCGGTATCAAGCCAGAAGGTAAGTGGTTGATTCCTGAAGGGGCTGACGCCGCTGGTTTGACACGTTCGATTCCAATCGACTTGGCCATGGATGACTGTTTCGTCGCTTACGCTCAGAATGGTGAAGCGCTACGTCGTGAACAAGGTTACCCAATTCGTTTGGTTGTGCCGGGTTGTGAAGCGAACATGTGGGTTAAATACCTACGTCGTATCCAAGTACATGATGTACCAGCTCAACACCGTGAAGAAACGTCTAAATACACTGAATTGATGCCAGATGGTACCGCTCAGCGTTTCTCTTGGTACATGGAAGCGAACTCCGTTATCACTTATCCATCACCTGACTTCAAGATGCAAGGACCTGGTAAATACTTTGTCCGTGGTCT
This window harbors:
- a CDS encoding CopD family protein; this encodes MDTIIATSLHTVAAVLWVGGIFLAYRVLRPAAMALEPPQRLTLWAEVFGRFFPWVWGFIVLLVISGYWDWMTRFGDLTAVPLYLHAMQWVGWLMIGLFAWLYFGPFKTFRNHVKAGQFAEAGQVMNAKMRPVIAINLALGVLEAVIGASGPYWG
- the thiC gene encoding phosphomethylpyrimidine synthase ThiC translates to MTAFKHALPASNDILTREPLPASQKTYIPGDIHPDIRVPMRAIQLTNGETVTVYDTSGPYTDPTIEIDVAQGIPAIRKPWIDARQDTEAYDGRIIDPKDNGYSNRSQMETAIAGASSLMRQPLRAKTGQNVTQLHYARQGIITPEMEFIAIRENQRRELTRRYLNDAEREHRLKGEHFGANLPEDITPEFVRDEVAAGRAVIPCNINHPESEPMIIGRNFLVKVNANIGNSATTSSIAEEVEKMVWSTRWGADTVMDLSTGKNIHTTRDWILRNSPVPIGTVPIYQALEKVNGVAEDLTWEIFRDTLIEQAEQGVDYFTIHAGVLLRYVPMTTKRVTGIVSRGGSIMAKWCIAHHQESFLYTHFEDICEIMKQYDVSFSLGDGLRPGSLADANDEAQLAELETLGELTKIAWKHDVQVIIEGPGHVPMHMIKENMDKQLEYCHEAPFYTLGPLTTDIAPGYDHITSGIGAAMIGWFGTAMLCYVTPKEHLGLPNRDDVKEGLITYKLAAHAADVAKGHPGARARDDALSKARFEFRWEDQFNLGLDPEKARAFHDETLPRDSAKVAHFCSMCGPKFCSMKISQEVRDYAEQQGLSHQKAVEQGMAEMSQTFKDNGSEVYVNVEDITLSS
- the aroE gene encoding shikimate dehydrogenase — its product is MTDYYAVVGDPIAHSKSPLIHRLFAEQTHQDLVYEAIRVDTEDTTFQWAMADLKAQGYKGINITVPYKLDAFEYADELTERAQVAHAVNTFQFQDGKTFGDNTDGVGLVMDIEINAACPFEGKQVLILGAGGAVQGVLQPILEKRPGLVHIANRTAKRAEVLGQRFDTDIPITASGWEDIPCPPGGYDIIINGTSASLEGKLPPVSGDVVGADSLVYDMMYGTEPTVFMDWAKGLQPECRTRDGLGMLVGQAAEAFYLWRGVRPETASVIDEVRRLMSA
- a CDS encoding bifunctional diguanylate cyclase/phosphodiesterase, encoding MNASLNGKLGHPNAWRADLGIYFRYIVMGWLVVILLAAIQLDFLYEAPFHPRFLIIPSLVGMVAGFFIARQKILSDEVRAKNMTFAALVEMAEEAAYLQNLDRSYRYISSAITDMTGYDVKTFYQTPNLFADLVYEEDFPKWLSYEKSVAAGRTPDAIEVRLTTKHKGLIWVRHVTRPIFDGKKIIGYSSTNAEITDQVNQANAMKELALKDPLTGLPNRRHLSSEADRLLKQDSDFCLVMMDLDRFKTINDSLGHSVGDLMLKKVRDRLELIAPYGSVISRFGGDEFVVILPDVTDEAKVEGLIESFLSAVERPMKLNGLNLHVSASFGWVFAPEDGRDVETLIRYADAAMHMAKQKQGVSCLRYAGHVDDHHQRLLLLENRLRKAVEERRIKPFYQPLFCARTGQLMGVECLARWRDEELGWVSPDEFIPLAETANLIGKLGDSILEHAIIIAKTLHESCAQKDVYFSVNASPYQLSEIGFVDNMKALLERHQLPARLLKIEVTESLFIGGNLQAINVLTELRNLGIGVALDDFGTGYSAFAVLKEGCIDMLKVDKSFVQNIAENEQEKALIAEIIQMAHIMNLQVVAEGVETDAQKAILTEAECDILQGYLLAKPMSEADFCPYMNCNGLEKERD
- a CDS encoding gamma carbonic anhydrase family protein → MSIRRYLKHAPNIDETAWVDPSAVVIGQCTLAEDVGIWPNATLRGDVNAIEIGPRSNIQDGTVCHTTHDSPITKGSRCIVGADVTVGHNAVLHGCIIEDECLIGMGAVVLDNAVVQKHVLVGANSLVPAGKVLESGHLYVGSPVKKLRPLTDDEKAFFKYSAEHYVKLKNDFQQAGCDEL